atatatatatatatatatatatatatatatatatatatatatatatatatatatatatatatatatatatatatatatatatatatatatatatatatatatatatatatatatatatatatatatatatatatatatatatatatatatatatatatatatatatatatatatatatatatatatatatatatatatatatatatatatatatatatatatatatatatatatatatatatatatatatatatatatatatatatatatatatatatatatatatatatatatatatatatatatatatatatatatatatatatatatatatatatatatatatatatatatatatatatatatatatatatatatatatatatatatatatatatatatatatatatatatatatatatatatatatatatatatatatatatatatatatatatatatatatatatatatatatatatatatatatatatatatatatatatatatatatatatatatatatatatatatatatatatatatatatatatatatatatatatatatatatatatatatatatatatatatatatatatatatatatatatatatatatatatatatatatatatatatatatatatatatatatatatatatatatatatatatatatatatatatatgtatgtgtgtgtgtgtgtgtgtgtgtgtgtgtgtgtgtgtgtgtgtgtgtgtgtgtgtgtgtgtatatgtaaatCTTATTCATGGGATTGCCTAAttcgtgtttgtttgcttttttcgtAATTACAATTCTGGAAAACCCGATAACAAAAACGATAGAGTTGAAGAGGATGTGTTCGGAGCGTGGCTCTCCGCTACCCTTCAGGATGCGATGGGAGATAATGTATACTGACATCATTAGCCGgattctctttgtctttttatcttattttattttcatgtcttgctgttgttgatgttgatgtttgttgttgttgtttttgtctttatctttgtggttgttttagctgttattgttgttaatgttgctgctgtattcctcttcctcctcatgtacttattgatgtttttacgtcctctccttctcttcctcctcctccataatatcctccttctcctcctcctcctcctcctcctcctcctcctcatcctcctcctcttcctccattcatccTTCCCACCTATGTCCGTTCAAGCAAACAGCTGAGAGAGTCCTAGACTACACTCAAATGTCTTAGTACCATTATCTTGACTGCTCATAACATTTGGGGCTTTCAAGGGTGTCTTTGTATTTAAAAGTTACAGTTCAGCAAAAATaagcatggaagaaagaaaagagaacacaaaCACTCGAGAATCCAGTCAGACATCTCTGCATCCTTTGAAGAATTCCTGAGACATAAGGGTGCTTTAGACAGCGTTCAATACAGACTTTTACGCTGATACCATAAAGACTGTTCCTGGCCAGATCTGTGTCTCCCAAATCTGAATAGCGAAATTGAAAAACAGAATGAGagttactaatttatttttactttgttcATATGAGGTAACACAAATAGGGGGTTGTAATGCAGCAAGTAAGGCTGTAGTGACTGAAGGTTATATGATTAGGTTACGCCCTTGTAAGACTATATCACATGTTCCTAATCATTTTCCAATCCTCTTTTATTACACTTAACTGAGTGTAATGGAAGATAGTTGGCTTTCATGGTTCAAACGGTAATTTAACAACGATTGTACATCATAGTAATGAAAGTAGAACTTGATAAAGACACAAATATCTTGGTGGTTTTCAAAATAGTCACAACAGAATAAAGCGTTTAAGAAAGTGAACGTAAGGctaatttcattttctttccttgacaAAACTTGCCCGAAGTAAAATTATAAAGCTAACTTAGAAATTTACAAtggtgatttttcttttaagattgtgagtagaaggaaaagattaacgcggaaccatgcgtgctttggggtccgaggggtctccaagcgcacgggttcgaatcctgtccacggtctgagtgtaggtagggcttcctcattcggggcaacggtttcctagcgggtgggctttgagataggaggttccacaaaaagtatcccctttagcccataaattcccgtgaaaagcccacatggtataaataaaaaaaaaaaagcctcaagACTGTATTGTTCGAAATACTGGATGACCCAAAACCTGGACACATCAGTAATAATATCTTTTTTTCGGGTTGAACATGAGTTtgtcgaaaaaaaaatgactaggTGCTACTGAATGGGTGCAAGGAGTGTTTATGCAGACAAATATTACATAATAAGTATTATTAAAGATATATTTTTACCCATGTGTCCAGACTTTTGGTTCACCCTGTAGTTTAGCACTGAGTGAAGAACTGAGCCACAAAATATGGAACATATTGCGTAGAACTCGAGAACTCCCTGCTAATGATAGGAGTCTTATGGAACTTAGAAAGGGTCTCTAATACTGAAAGGattgaaaaaatagaagtgCAGTATTACAGTCATAGTCAGAGAATCTTGTAATTTACCACAATCACTTGCACTATGTTATcaattttccttcagtcttaaATCATCAGCCTTATCTCCTTTGAATTCAATTATTCACAAAAGACTTATTACTgaagaaatacaataaagatAGTGGAGAAAGAATGTGTCACCTTGAAAAACTATTCACGGGGATTACATTCAAAGTTAAAGTACTATACGTATAGTCTATGAGTTTAACATTCTACTACTAAGACTGGGTAATCTACAATGCCAGAATCATCAGTATGAAATATCAACTTATGGATAGGGATGTGAATGCAAGCTTttctgtttatatgtgtgtgtgtgtgtgtgtgtgtgtgtgtgtgtgtgtgtgtgtggatgagtgggtgggtggatgtgtgaTCGCGACTCAGGAACAAAAATGGGTACaattttgaacacacacacacacacacacacacacagcctggtagctcagtggttagagcgctggcttcacaagccagaggaccggggttcgattccccggccgggtggagatatttgggtgtgtctcccttcacgtgtagcccctgttcacctagcagtgagtaggtacgggatgtaaatcgaggagttgtgaccttgttgtcccggtgtgtggtgtatgcctggtctcaggcctatccgaagatcggaaataatgagctctgagctcgttccgtaggataacgtctggctgtctcgtcagagactgcagcagatcatacagtgaaacacacacacacacacacacacacacacacacacactataaacgCTTTGAAcagctaacaaaaaaaaaaaaaaatgacattatAGATATCTTAGATATCCTTTAACTCACTGATACTGATATTGCACTACGCCTCCTTCAACAATTcaaccagtcaatcaatcagttagtcagtcagttagtcaggcaggcagtcaaCCACTCAATCACTGTCTGTCAGTCAATGTGCGCAGTCTAATGTTCTCAAACGGTTTATAGATTGTTTTCTGATCCTTGTCTATCTAGAGGCTCCTGCTGTCTGTTAACGGGCGCTTGGCTGTCTAGAGGCTCCTGCTGTCTGTTAATGGGCGCTTGACTGTCTAGAGGCTCCTGCTGTCTGTTGGTGGGCGCCTGGCTGTCCAGAGGCTCCTGTTGTCTGTTGATGGACGTCTGGCTGTCTAGAGGCTCCTGCTGTCTGTTGATGGGCGCCTGGCTGTCCAGAGGCTCTTGCTGTCTCTTGATGGACGCCTGGCTGTCCAGAGGCTCCTGTTGTCTGTTGATGGACGTCTGGCTGTCTAGATGCTCCTGCTGTCTGTTGATGGGCGCCTGGCTGTCCAGAGGCTCTTGCTGTCTCTTGATGGACGCCTGGCTTTCCAGAGGCTCCTGCTGTTTGTTAGTGGGCGCCTGGCTGACCAGAGACTCCTGCTGTCTGTTGGTGGGCGCCTGAGTGCCTACAGCTTCATACAGGCTGTTCTTGGATTCTCGCCTGCCTACAGCTTCATACAGGCTGTTGATCGAGACCTTTTCTTGCCGTGTTGCCTCATCAGTGTCCTCTGGTATCATTGCTACATCTGTGAGCATGGAGAGAGATTAACATTaccgctgctgttgctgttacttctactactactactactactactactactactactactactactactactactactactactactactactcctgttactactactactactagtactactgctgctgctgctgctgctgctgctgctggtgctgctgctgctgctgctgctgctgctgctgctgctgctgctgctgctgctactaccactactactaccactaccactactaccacctgctactaccactgttaccacttatactttgccaccaccactaccactactaccactgctaccactaccaccactactaccactactacctgctattaccactactgctgccaccaccactaccaccactgctactactgccactgctgctgctttaccactttaccaccactactgcttgcacaaccactactactactactgctactactactactactactactacactactactactactactacttctactactactattactactactactcacaatcgagagggccgggttcgagtcccggtaagcggcgagacaaatgggcaagcctcttaatgtgtggtccctgttcacctagcagtaaataggtacgggatttaactcgaggggttgtggcctcgctttcccggtgtgtgttgtgtgttgatgtggtctcagtcctacccgaagatctgtctatgagctctgagctcgctccgtaatggggaagactggctgggtgaccagcagccgaccgaggtgaattacccACTTCTACTATTGcaactactacttactactttactactactactactactactactactactactactactactactactttcgcTGCTGTTGCAGTTTCCAGTACTATTGATGCATCTGCGGTTGCTGATACTGCTGTTTCTGACGTTGttggtgctactactgctgtttttGCTACGGATGCAGCTGCTTCTGATTGATACAGCTATTGATACTCCGGCAACAGCAGCGAAAGAGTCattagtagcaacaacagcaataatttcAACAAAGACAATGAcgtaataatgagaagaatgataataataagtacaacaacaacaaaaacagctacAAATgactatgaagagagagagagagagagagagagagagagagagagagagagagagagagagagagtgtgtgagtgagtgagtgagtgagtgagtgagtgtgtgtgtgtgtgtgtgtgtgtgtgtgtgtgtgtgtgtgtgtgtgtgtgtgcggggaaTGAGGATAGGGGAAACAGGGGGCATACTCACCATCATTTGCTTCTTCATCACTGCGTCTCCGCCTTTTTAatatcacgaccaccaccaccaccactatcaacaccaccacaccaatccccactgccaccgccatcaAATATATCACTTTGAAATGGAAAGAATCCTTGAGATCGTCTGTTTTGGAAGCACCAAGTGTGACCGTGCTAGACTGTGTTTGCGTTTCAGAGGGAATAGTGCACATAACAGATGTTGTGGTTCTAGCAGACGTTGCGGAGTTATCAGAGGTTGTGGCTTTAGCAGAGGTTGTGGTCTTGTCAAGGAGTGTGGGCTTGTCTGAGGTTGTGGGCTGGTCAGGGAGTGTGGAGTTGTCATGGACTGTGGGTGTGCGAAGAGGATTGGATTGTTTAGTCTTCGTGCTGGTGTCAAGACTTGGAGATGAAGCGTCAAGGGAATGCAGATCCATACAAAAAGGGACGTTTTGGGGAATTCCTGTCTTCCACTCCTTGATGGTACCACACTCATTCTCTGGTTGATGATTTTTCCACTCCGAGGGCCCGTGACTGGTGACTTGGAGCCTTTGAATGCTGCTGTATTTGCCAGCAATGAGACACGACAATATACACTCACCAGCTCTCACCTGCAATTTAAGTTCCctatagaagaagaagacatttttattatattcctgCAGCTTCGCCTTCACCAACACCGCCCACCAGTTGGCCTCACCCTGAAAGCACGTGGGCGGCAATTTGAACTCAATAGGGTCTTGATGGTGATACATTCCATCGTTAAACGTGTCCAGCTCAAGACTGACATCCTTGAAGCCTTGCTTGGTGTGGACGAACAGAGTTACATTGACCTCTTTGTCACGTGTAGAGTCAAGGATGATGTTCGCCAAGACTCCAGTCGTCGAGATAGAAGTGTTAGCAAGGCATTCGTTGTGAAGAGCAGAGTCAGCATGATCAGGCGTcaccaacaagaacagcagGAGTGTGACAAGCTCGTTCATCGCTTGAGGGCAGCGTGTCGCCACCACAGGACCTCGGGCGACGGTGTGATGTTGAGAAACGCTGCTGAGGTATTTTGTCTGAGGcactgcttacacacacacacacacacacacacacacacacacgcacacacacacacacacacacacacacacacacacacacacagatagtatATCAACACAGGTGGTAGTGTCACACATGTTCGCCAGTCGACAGTTTGCTGCGGAGCCACCAACATTTCCGCCAGGACTAAGGAATATCTACACTGTTTAACAACCAATGGATGGGCGCACCT
The window above is part of the Portunus trituberculatus isolate SZX2019 chromosome 38, ASM1759143v1, whole genome shotgun sequence genome. Proteins encoded here:
- the LOC123515102 gene encoding uncharacterized protein LOC123515102; this encodes MNELVTLLLFLLVTPDHADSALHNECLANTSISTTGVLANIILDSTRDKEVNVTLFVHTKQGFKDVSLELDTFNDGMYHHQDPIEFKLPPTCFQGEANWWAVLVKAKLQEYNKNVFFFYRELKLQVRAGECILSCLIAGKYSSIQRLQVTSHGPSEWKNHQPENECGTIKEWKTGIPQNVPFCMDLHSLDASSPSLDTSTKTKQSNPLRTPTVHDNSTLPDQPTTSDKPTLLDKTTTSAKATTSDNSATSARTTTSVMCTIPSETQTQSSTVTLGASKTDDLKDSFHFKVIYLMAVAVGIGVVVLIVVVVVVVILKRRRRSDEEANDDVAMIPEDTDEATRQEKVSINSLYEAVGRRESKNSLYEAVGTQAPTNRQQESLVSQAPTNKQQEPLESQASIKRQQEPLDSQAPINRQQEHLDSQTSINRQQEPLDSQASIKRQQEPLDSQAPINRQQEPLDSQTSINRQQEPLDSQAPTNRQQEPLDSQAPINRQQEPLDSQAPVNRQQEPLDRQGSENNL